The following are encoded in a window of Lactobacillus panisapium genomic DNA:
- a CDS encoding MurR/RpiR family transcriptional regulator — MNPLVAIQKNYLSFSKNEKTIADYILQNSPKINNMKITELAQQTSTSSATITRFVKKIGCKSYSDMKVNIGHHLITNIAKNDDDIVSEVFTFYQTVIKNTQQMIDHNMIKQFIALLKKQEHIIVIGSSSSGVSADTFGLRLMRMGLDAQSFIDPNWMKMRASIASKQDLFLAISNSGVTKCIVDTLTLAKKNDAKIVSITSYMDNPVAQLSDLIFHVYNPRFANNEKFINSQFSNMYLIDILTSCLQEEDCFKNSMTTTRIAVDDR; from the coding sequence TTGAATCCACTTGTTGCAATCCAAAAAAATTATTTGAGTTTTTCTAAAAATGAAAAAACAATTGCGGATTATATTTTGCAGAACAGTCCTAAAATCAATAATATGAAAATTACGGAATTAGCTCAGCAAACTTCAACGTCTAGCGCAACGATTACGCGATTTGTGAAAAAAATTGGCTGTAAGAGCTATTCCGATATGAAGGTTAATATTGGACACCACTTAATCACCAATATTGCCAAAAACGATGATGACATTGTAAGTGAAGTTTTTACTTTCTACCAGACCGTGATTAAGAATACGCAACAGATGATTGATCACAATATGATTAAGCAGTTTATTGCCTTATTAAAAAAGCAGGAACACATTATTGTCATCGGTTCCAGTAGTTCTGGTGTTTCGGCTGATACTTTCGGGCTTAGATTAATGCGCATGGGGCTTGATGCACAAAGCTTTATTGATCCCAACTGGATGAAAATGCGCGCTAGTATCGCCAGCAAGCAGGACTTATTCTTAGCAATCTCCAATAGCGGTGTCACCAAGTGTATTGTCGATACGCTCACTTTAGCTAAGAAAAATGACGCTAAGATTGTTTCAATCACCAGTTACATGGACAATCCGGTTGCACAACTAAGTGACTTAATATTTCACGTGTACAACCCCCGCTTTGCCAATAACGAAAAATTTATTAACTCGCAGTTTTCCAACATGTATCTAATCGATATCTTAACTTCTTGTTTGCAGGAAGAAGATTGTTTTAAAAACTCAATGACTACAACAAGAATTGCCGTTGATGATCGCTAA
- a CDS encoding PTS mannose/fructose/sorbose/N-acetylgalactosamine transporter subunit IIC, whose translation MKVFILTALAFLLGIDDVSTKMFRRPLLIAPIVGLILGNLQAGLVIGATLEIMWMGIGDVGAYMAPDIITGTMISTSLAIMGNSNGSISTMVATAITLAVPTSILAQQLLILIETINCSLNGWAKRLADNADVKGTYWLTWPPALLYGFTRSFPTFLALQFGAGAIQQAINDLPKFIINGLSTAGSIIPAVGIALLMMTMLKKGELWMFVILGFVLSSYLKLDILPITLIALVFAFLYERATREPAAKPAASQAVQTTGTITSDSDEDEEDYDL comes from the coding sequence ATGAAAGTCTTTATCTTAACGGCTTTAGCTTTTCTTTTGGGAATTGATGATGTTAGTACCAAGATGTTTCGCAGGCCGCTATTAATTGCACCAATTGTTGGTCTTATTTTAGGTAACTTGCAGGCTGGATTAGTCATTGGCGCTACGCTTGAAATTATGTGGATGGGCATTGGTGATGTCGGTGCATATATGGCACCAGACATAATTACGGGAACCATGATTAGTACTTCGCTTGCCATCATGGGCAATAGTAATGGCTCAATTTCAACAATGGTGGCAACCGCAATTACTTTAGCCGTCCCGACCTCAATTTTGGCCCAGCAACTTCTCATTTTGATTGAAACGATTAACTGTTCTTTGAATGGTTGGGCTAAACGGCTTGCTGATAATGCTGATGTTAAGGGGACTTATTGGCTTACTTGGCCACCAGCACTGTTATATGGGTTCACAAGATCTTTTCCAACCTTTTTAGCTTTGCAATTTGGTGCCGGTGCAATTCAACAAGCGATTAATGATTTACCTAAATTCATTATTAATGGCTTGAGCACTGCGGGCTCGATTATTCCTGCGGTCGGAATCGCTTTGTTAATGATGACAATGCTAAAAAAGGGTGAACTATGGATGTTCGTTATTTTAGGCTTTGTGTTGTCTTCATATCTCAAGTTAGATATTTTACCGATTACGCTTATTGCACTCGTATTCGCATTCTTGTACGAACGGGCAACCCGTGAGCCAGCCGCTAAACCGGCAGCAAGTCAGGCGGTGCAAACAACTGGCACAATTACTAGTGACAGCGATGAAGATGAGGAGGATTACGACTTATGA
- a CDS encoding PTS system mannose/fructose/sorbose family transporter subunit IID, with product MTEEKLTAPEHKLNNRDIWRMFMRLNTMRITLNYETLQGVGFMRAIAPALAKIYPDKKDLSEAMKRHLVFYNSHVNFDAVILGLSAAMEETTPPDEKDGINPLKTGLMGPLAGLGDSLIKFTWLPIVGSIGASIAFGGSIFGPILMFILYNVINMGARYYAVSFGYKKGIDFLNNNQQSDVIQRISTMANVVGLMVVGALISTVIKVKTPLKIVVHSNVSSKVGGNVISLQSMFDKIMPGLLSLLVTVAVYYLLKKTNGKHAALLIILMMIIVVGLTYCKIL from the coding sequence ATGACGGAAGAAAAGCTGACTGCACCGGAGCATAAATTAAACAACCGTGACATTTGGCGGATGTTTATGCGGTTGAATACAATGCGCATCACGCTTAACTATGAAACGCTGCAAGGAGTAGGCTTTATGCGTGCCATTGCTCCTGCTTTGGCTAAAATTTATCCTGATAAAAAAGATTTGTCCGAGGCGATGAAGCGGCACCTGGTTTTCTATAATTCTCATGTCAATTTTGATGCAGTCATTTTGGGATTATCTGCGGCCATGGAAGAAACAACGCCACCTGACGAAAAGGATGGCATTAACCCCTTAAAAACAGGGTTGATGGGTCCGTTGGCTGGTTTAGGCGACAGCCTAATTAAATTCACGTGGCTACCAATTGTTGGAAGTATCGGTGCTTCGATTGCTTTTGGTGGCAGCATTTTTGGCCCAATCTTAATGTTTATTCTTTATAACGTGATTAACATGGGCGCGCGTTATTATGCTGTATCGTTTGGTTATAAAAAGGGAATTGACTTTTTAAATAATAACCAGCAAAGTGACGTTATTCAGCGCATTTCAACGATGGCAAATGTAGTCGGGTTGATGGTCGTTGGAGCATTAATTTCAACGGTTATTAAAGTCAAGACGCCATTAAAAATTGTGGTGCACTCTAATGTTTCAAGTAAAGTCGGTGGCAATGTAATTAGTTTGCAATCGATGTTTGATAAAATTATGCCGGGTTTGCTAAGCTTGCTAGTGACAGTGGCAGTTTATTATTTGCTAAAAAAGACCAACGGCAAGCATGCGGCTTTACTTATTATTTTGATGATGATTATTGTTGTTGGACTAACGTATTGCAAGATTCTTTAA
- a CDS encoding tyrosine-protein phosphatase, with the protein MKKQPYILPRIWMKRDDDQLTIKILNCPKKEYQLFIGDTPNKTAISTLLAVSANGEFKVEVPREQLPKYFIIKASDESCGTNLFAERVLPLKNAINVRDMGGYEANDGRFLKWGQLFRGDQLSKLDEQDQKILTNYHLQTIVDYRSPHERQYHPNHFLPSILQVLNCDPQSSFSEAAANVVDLQGENEKLVQSLKNGEVPEKYINDRGENVIASYQDLVTSPVAQEAYGRMLKAVVRRECLPLFHHCRGGKDRTGFGSMLILLLLGIKEDEIVKDYMLTKTIRKERNQLKYDLYRELVQKKSYLDYLMAMIDTRESYIKAAIAKIFALFGTPENYFQQHFGLTMAEITAARDFYLEEGIHYDR; encoded by the coding sequence ATGAAAAAACAGCCATATATATTACCACGAATTTGGATGAAACGTGATGACGATCAATTAACAATTAAAATATTAAATTGTCCGAAAAAAGAATACCAATTGTTTATCGGTGATACGCCAAATAAGACCGCCATTTCTACATTACTAGCAGTTAGTGCTAATGGCGAGTTTAAGGTGGAAGTCCCACGTGAACAATTACCAAAGTATTTTATTATTAAGGCTTCTGATGAAAGTTGTGGCACTAATTTATTTGCGGAACGGGTTTTACCGTTAAAAAATGCGATTAATGTTCGCGACATGGGTGGTTACGAAGCAAACGATGGTCGCTTTTTAAAGTGGGGTCAATTATTTCGTGGTGATCAACTGTCAAAACTAGATGAACAAGATCAGAAAATATTGACCAATTATCATCTGCAAACGATTGTTGATTATCGTTCCCCGCACGAGCGGCAGTATCATCCCAACCATTTTTTACCAAGTATTTTGCAAGTATTAAATTGTGATCCGCAGTCGAGTTTTTCCGAAGCGGCGGCTAATGTAGTTGACCTGCAGGGCGAAAATGAAAAGCTGGTGCAGTCACTTAAAAATGGTGAGGTTCCGGAAAAATATATCAATGATCGCGGCGAAAACGTTATTGCAAGCTATCAAGACCTAGTGACCTCTCCAGTTGCGCAAGAAGCTTATGGTCGAATGCTTAAAGCGGTTGTGCGAAGGGAATGTTTACCTTTGTTCCATCATTGCCGCGGGGGAAAAGACCGAACTGGATTTGGCTCCATGCTTATTTTGCTCTTATTGGGTATAAAAGAAGATGAGATCGTCAAAGATTATATGCTGACTAAGACGATCAGAAAAGAACGTAATCAGCTGAAATATGATCTTTACCGTGAATTAGTTCAAAAGAAATCATACCTGGATTACCTGATGGCTATGATTGATACACGAGAATCTTACATTAAAGCGGCAATTGCGAAGATCTTTGCTTTATTTGGTACTCCTGAAAACTATTTTCAACAACATTTTGGTTTAACAATGGCGGAAATTACCGCCGCACGAGATTTTTATTTGGAAGAGGGGATTCATTATGATAGATAA
- a CDS encoding GNAT family N-acetyltransferase gives MENEKFTFKKIAEMTGREVYCVARLRIDTFVTEQKITDPELDDQDLTAIQVFLLNENQTNALAVCRLFVNDGKWMLGRVAVAKAARGQNLGTKMMAQVHEYLQKLGAKRLYCHAQMQAKPFYDYLGYQVQGDVFTEAGIKHVMMAYDL, from the coding sequence ATGGAAAATGAGAAGTTTACTTTTAAAAAGATTGCTGAAATGACAGGGCGAGAGGTCTATTGCGTTGCCCGGCTCAGAATTGATACTTTTGTGACGGAACAAAAGATAACTGACCCAGAGCTTGATGACCAAGATCTAACCGCAATTCAAGTCTTCTTACTTAATGAAAATCAGACCAATGCCTTAGCTGTTTGCCGGTTATTTGTGAATGATGGTAAATGGATGCTTGGTCGGGTCGCGGTTGCAAAAGCTGCGCGTGGTCAAAATCTTGGAACTAAGATGATGGCGCAAGTTCATGAATATTTGCAAAAGCTTGGGGCGAAGCGGTTATATTGCCATGCGCAGATGCAAGCCAAACCATTTTATGATTACCTTGGCTACCAGGTTCAGGGAGATGTTTTTACTGAAGCTGGCATCAAGCATGTAATGATGGCTTATGATTTATAA
- a CDS encoding ornithine cyclodeaminase family protein, with protein sequence MLVVTKKDIEKCYSLKECIDAVAEAFKYFSAGKVDVPLRTQIVKKNGRDTFLCMPAFCEEKDAACVKILNMFPNNIEHGLPSINAQVLNIDANTGVVNAIIDGNYLTQLRTGAASGVALKYLARKNCTKGALIGTGAQAATQLEAMLLVRDLAEVLVSDLNFERAQEFASKMQTKLAKYQTKIKAVKTGNEAVRDADIIISVTPSHKPVYDFSNVKKGATICGVGSYQPQMEETPAELVAHADKIYFDAKKAVLAEAGDIIIPLQQGLIDESHLQGEIGKVISGELVGRENDEETIFFKTVGIAAQDLMTAKAIYAKAAVANN encoded by the coding sequence ATGTTAGTAGTAACAAAAAAGGACATTGAAAAGTGTTATTCACTTAAAGAGTGTATCGATGCAGTAGCAGAAGCATTCAAATACTTTTCAGCAGGCAAAGTTGACGTTCCCTTGCGAACGCAGATTGTGAAAAAGAATGGGCGCGATACTTTCTTATGTATGCCGGCTTTTTGTGAAGAAAAAGATGCTGCTTGTGTGAAGATTTTGAACATGTTTCCGAATAACATTGAGCATGGCCTACCCTCAATTAACGCGCAGGTGTTAAATATTGATGCAAATACCGGTGTCGTAAATGCCATTATTGATGGTAATTACCTGACGCAATTACGCACTGGGGCGGCTTCAGGTGTTGCACTTAAATATTTAGCAAGAAAAAATTGTACTAAGGGTGCACTAATTGGTACGGGCGCACAAGCGGCGACACAACTAGAGGCAATGCTACTTGTTCGCGATTTGGCTGAAGTTTTGGTGAGTGACCTTAACTTTGAGCGTGCACAGGAATTCGCTAGCAAAATGCAAACTAAGCTAGCCAAATATCAGACTAAGATTAAAGCCGTAAAAACAGGTAATGAGGCCGTTCGGGATGCAGATATCATCATTTCAGTTACCCCATCGCATAAACCCGTTTATGATTTTAGCAATGTTAAAAAAGGGGCAACAATTTGCGGCGTTGGTTCGTATCAACCACAAATGGAGGAAACCCCAGCAGAGCTGGTGGCACATGCTGATAAAATTTATTTTGATGCGAAAAAAGCGGTTCTAGCAGAAGCCGGTGATATTATTATTCCACTACAGCAAGGATTGATTGACGAAAGTCATTTGCAAGGTGAAATTGGTAAGGTAATCAGTGGTGAACTAGTTGGGCGTGAAAATGACGAAGAGACCATCTTCTTTAAAACAGTTGGCATTGCGGCACAAGACCTGATGACCGCCAAAGCAATTTACGCTAAAGCTGCGGTAGCTAACAATTAG
- a CDS encoding PTS system mannose/fructose/N-acetylgalactosamine-transporter subunit IIB, which produces MAVEFCRIDDRLIHGQVVTTWLNVKEIEQVIIVDDAVAKDKIQSNVLKMSVPRNVKLHIFSTAKFLKIVPNNPVTRRTMLLFASPFTVEDIVASGYQIPKLNIGGIRGNDERKQYTKAVFLTDEEKQALEKLLSQGVDIEIQMVPSDGAVKLSEVLQK; this is translated from the coding sequence ATGGCAGTGGAATTTTGTAGAATTGATGACCGCTTGATCCATGGTCAAGTTGTAACTACCTGGCTCAACGTTAAGGAAATTGAGCAAGTAATAATTGTTGATGATGCGGTAGCTAAGGATAAGATTCAATCAAATGTTTTAAAAATGAGTGTGCCGCGCAATGTTAAACTGCACATTTTTAGTACAGCTAAATTCTTAAAAATTGTCCCTAATAATCCAGTAACACGTAGAACAATGCTGCTTTTTGCTTCACCGTTTACCGTGGAAGATATTGTGGCAAGCGGCTACCAAATACCTAAATTAAATATTGGCGGTATTCGTGGTAACGATGAGCGTAAGCAATATACTAAAGCCGTCTTTTTGACTGACGAAGAAAAGCAGGCACTAGAAAAATTGCTGTCTCAGGGCGTTGATATTGAAATCCAAATGGTTCCAAGTGATGGAGCAGTAAAACTAAGTGAGGTCTTGCAAAAATGA
- the coaA gene encoding type I pantothenate kinase: MKNYLRFNRDEWASFSSEAAVKITKEELANIKSLGDVINLTDVQEIYGSLINYLYLVYQEKCRLQQKQSEFLRQKVTAAPFIIGISGSVAVGKSTTARLLQVLLSRTFANLKVHLMTTDGFIYPNDELKRRGLFDRKGFPESYNMNLLRNFLRDVLSGKDNIAYPLYSQELSDIVPGKYGHVQRPDILIIEGINTLQLPTNGQIVTSDFFDFSIYIDADEDLIEKWFMQRFVRVLELNKNNPTNFYYEMANGPREDALQLAQDTWQMVNLVNLREYIAPTRQRASLVLHKTRGHRIDEIYLRQF, encoded by the coding sequence ATGAAGAATTATTTGCGTTTTAATCGCGATGAATGGGCCTCATTTTCATCTGAGGCTGCGGTTAAAATTACTAAAGAAGAGTTGGCTAATATTAAGTCATTAGGGGATGTTATTAATCTTACTGATGTCCAAGAAATTTATGGTAGTTTAATCAATTACCTCTATTTGGTTTACCAGGAAAAGTGTCGGCTGCAGCAAAAACAAAGCGAGTTTTTACGGCAAAAAGTGACGGCAGCCCCTTTTATCATTGGAATTTCCGGTTCAGTTGCGGTCGGCAAATCGACAACAGCCCGTTTGTTACAGGTTTTATTGAGTAGAACATTTGCTAATTTAAAGGTCCACTTGATGACCACTGATGGTTTTATTTATCCCAATGATGAGCTAAAAAGACGTGGCTTATTTGACCGCAAAGGCTTTCCTGAAAGTTACAACATGAATTTGCTCAGGAACTTTTTGCGTGATGTCCTTAGTGGTAAAGATAATATTGCGTACCCACTTTATTCCCAGGAATTAAGCGATATTGTTCCCGGTAAGTACGGTCATGTTCAACGGCCAGATATTTTGATTATTGAAGGAATTAACACCTTACAGTTGCCGACAAATGGGCAAATTGTCACGAGTGATTTCTTTGATTTTTCAATTTATATTGATGCGGACGAAGATTTAATTGAAAAGTGGTTTATGCAGCGGTTTGTACGTGTCTTGGAACTTAATAAGAATAATCCCACTAACTTTTATTACGAGATGGCTAACGGGCCACGAGAAGATGCTTTACAACTGGCTCAGGACACTTGGCAAATGGTTAACTTGGTTAACCTGCGGGAGTATATTGCACCAACGAGACAACGTGCTAGCCTAGTTTTGCATAAAACGAGAGGTCACCGAATTGATGAGATTTATTTAAGGCAATTTTAG
- the helD gene encoding RNA polymerase recycling motor HelD gives MLNATDDKKFEQKHLDQILKMVRAKKAELSSSIKSAEGEAKDINSHFFDDVKLDYDGYSTSMETALSIHQQQQLLDERENAWQHAARQLSTIQKLEKKPYFARVDFKENGQKPETIYIGLGSFADKNNHFLIYDWRAPISSIYYDGKLGDVSYHSPEGEITVEMTKKRQFMIDDGQIVNMFDTNESIGDQMLLEVLGEKSSTQMKSIVTTIQREQNKIIRNTDADLLFVQGAAGSGKTSAILQRIAFLLYRYRGNLTSSNVIMFSPNQLFNDYIKNVLPEMGEQNMVQMTYWQFVARRLPGMSVENLFDQFEDAAADSAISRFKDSTNFFDLLTRYAKHLNRRGMVFKNIYFRDKKRPFFTKEKIGEIYYSFNSNYNLNNRIDATREDLIKMLNRKISSESKKAWVSDAIQSLSQEQLNQLYDRPDQEFESEEKEEKFLSRKIVVKALDKVFQQIRRNNFINMRAQYLSFLRAVPKMTDLAKWEITENDWRDHVNQVKESFKKHYMHMNDVSAYLYLYDLITGRHVDYEMRYAFIDEIQDYTPFQLCYLKYNFPRAKFTMLGDLNQAIFTKDESKSLLKQISGLFDPEKTDVVQLTKSYRSTKQLTDFTKQILRQGEKIESFNRQGPKPVLWGRENDQQAIALLQKILADNDQEQLTTAVITKDLEQAKFVADKLKQAGVKATLIATANQRLVEGTLIIPSYLAKGLEFDAVIMWGASRENYHRTDETQLVYTITSRAMYKLDVVYVGQRSPLLDVDPQTFIEK, from the coding sequence ATGTTAAACGCGACAGATGATAAAAAATTTGAACAAAAACATCTCGATCAAATCTTAAAAATGGTTCGAGCAAAGAAGGCGGAATTATCCTCGTCAATTAAGTCGGCAGAAGGCGAAGCCAAAGATATTAATTCGCATTTTTTTGACGATGTGAAATTGGATTATGATGGCTACTCGACTTCAATGGAAACCGCATTATCCATTCATCAACAGCAGCAACTGCTCGATGAACGTGAGAATGCATGGCAGCATGCCGCTAGACAACTGAGTACGATTCAAAAACTTGAAAAAAAGCCCTATTTTGCCCGGGTAGATTTCAAAGAAAATGGGCAAAAACCTGAGACTATTTATATTGGCTTAGGTTCATTTGCTGATAAAAATAATCACTTTTTGATTTATGATTGGCGGGCACCAATTTCCTCTATTTACTATGATGGAAAACTGGGAGATGTTTCATACCATTCACCAGAAGGTGAGATTACGGTTGAAATGACCAAAAAGCGGCAATTCATGATTGATGATGGTCAAATAGTTAACATGTTTGACACTAATGAATCAATTGGTGATCAAATGCTTTTAGAAGTGCTGGGCGAAAAATCCAGTACGCAGATGAAGTCAATCGTAACTACCATTCAGCGTGAGCAAAATAAGATTATTAGAAATACTGACGCTGACTTGTTATTTGTTCAAGGCGCAGCCGGATCGGGAAAGACTTCCGCCATCTTGCAGCGAATTGCCTTTCTGCTTTATCGCTATCGGGGCAACTTGACTAGTAGCAACGTCATTATGTTTAGTCCGAATCAATTATTTAATGACTATATCAAAAATGTTCTGCCAGAAATGGGTGAACAAAATATGGTCCAAATGACTTATTGGCAGTTTGTTGCCCGGCGTTTACCGGGAATGAGCGTTGAAAACCTCTTTGACCAATTCGAAGATGCGGCTGCTGATTCTGCGATTAGTCGTTTTAAAGATTCAACTAATTTCTTTGACCTCTTAACGCGCTATGCTAAACACCTCAATCGTCGGGGTATGGTTTTTAAAAACATTTACTTTCGGGACAAGAAGCGGCCATTTTTTACTAAAGAAAAAATTGGTGAAATCTATTATTCATTTAATTCCAATTACAACTTGAATAACCGGATTGATGCAACGCGTGAAGATTTAATCAAGATGTTGAACCGTAAAATAAGCTCTGAGAGCAAAAAGGCGTGGGTGTCAGATGCAATTCAAAGTTTGAGCCAAGAGCAGCTTAACCAGTTGTATGACCGCCCGGATCAGGAGTTTGAATCTGAAGAAAAAGAAGAGAAATTCTTGAGCCGCAAAATTGTTGTGAAGGCTTTAGATAAGGTGTTCCAGCAAATTCGACGCAACAACTTTATCAACATGCGGGCACAGTACCTGAGCTTCTTACGTGCAGTGCCAAAAATGACGGATTTGGCTAAATGGGAAATTACGGAAAACGACTGGCGTGATCACGTTAATCAGGTCAAGGAAAGCTTTAAAAAGCATTACATGCATATGAACGATGTTTCAGCCTACCTTTACCTTTATGACCTGATTACGGGGCGGCACGTCGATTATGAAATGCGCTATGCCTTTATTGATGAAATTCAGGACTATACACCATTTCAGCTTTGCTACCTTAAATACAACTTCCCCCGGGCGAAATTTACAATGCTCGGTGATTTGAACCAAGCGATTTTTACTAAAGACGAAAGTAAGAGTCTGCTAAAACAAATCAGTGGCTTGTTTGATCCTGAAAAAACTGATGTTGTTCAGCTGACAAAGTCTTACCGTTCAACTAAGCAGCTTACTGATTTCACCAAGCAGATTTTACGTCAAGGTGAAAAAATTGAGTCTTTCAACCGGCAGGGGCCAAAACCAGTGCTCTGGGGCCGGGAGAATGATCAACAGGCAATTGCACTACTCCAAAAGATTTTGGCAGATAATGATCAAGAGCAATTGACCACCGCCGTTATTACCAAAGACCTTGAACAAGCAAAATTTGTTGCTGACAAGCTAAAACAAGCTGGCGTTAAGGCTACCCTGATTGCAACTGCCAATCAGCGCTTAGTCGAGGGAACACTGATCATTCCGTCATATCTTGCTAAGGGGCTTGAGTTTGATGCCGTTATCATGTGGGGAGCTTCCCGCGAAAATTATCATCGAACTGATGAAACCCAATTAGTCTATACGATTACTTCTCGGGCAATGTATAAACTAGATGTTGTCTATGTTGGTCAAAGAAGTCCGCTGCTTGATGTTGACCCGCAGACTTTTATTGAAAAATAG
- the efp gene encoding elongation factor P, whose amino-acid sequence MVQAINLKKGMVFSQDGKMIKVLKANHHKPGKGNTVMQMDLRNIESGAVVHKTMRPTEKVELVDITKKNAQFLYNEGDVYTFMDTETYEQYEVSGEQLGDDKLYLMPNIEVQLEFADGTKLLGVELPSTVTMKVAHTEPGIKGATVTGSGKPATMETGLVVQVPDFIKEGEELVINTAEGAYKSRAESGK is encoded by the coding sequence ATGGTACAGGCAATTAACTTAAAAAAAGGTATGGTTTTCAGTCAAGACGGCAAAATGATTAAGGTCCTCAAGGCCAATCACCACAAGCCCGGAAAGGGTAATACCGTTATGCAAATGGACTTGCGCAATATTGAAAGTGGTGCAGTGGTTCATAAGACAATGCGTCCGACTGAAAAAGTCGAATTAGTTGATATTACAAAGAAAAATGCGCAGTTTCTTTACAATGAAGGTGATGTTTACACCTTCATGGATACTGAAACTTATGAGCAATATGAGGTTTCAGGCGAACAACTTGGTGACGATAAGCTATACTTAATGCCTAATATTGAAGTTCAACTTGAATTTGCGGATGGCACTAAGCTGCTTGGTGTTGAGCTGCCTTCAACCGTTACAATGAAAGTCGCTCATACTGAGCCTGGAATTAAGGGTGCAACTGTCACTGGTTCCGGTAAGCCTGCCACAATGGAAACAGGTTTAGTGGTTCAAGTTCCCGACTTCATTAAAGAAGGCGAAGAGCTGGTAATCAACACAGCCGAAGGTGCTTATAAGTCAAGAGCAGAAAGCGGAAAATAA
- a CDS encoding PTS sugar transporter subunit IIA produces the protein MIDKTAKVAVILASHGYFAKEALHSAEMIVGKQDNCAYLAVTEDLNLQQAKEQMEEMFTQLDTSNGTVILCDILGGTPSNVSGTFCLEKENTLVLSGLNLPMLLDLFTNRQRSLAELAESLEKSYEMGFQNISARFKEEEQEENGSGIL, from the coding sequence ATGATAGATAAAACTGCAAAAGTAGCAGTAATTTTAGCAAGTCACGGTTATTTTGCTAAAGAAGCACTGCATAGTGCAGAAATGATAGTTGGTAAACAGGATAATTGCGCCTATTTAGCGGTTACCGAGGACTTAAATCTTCAGCAGGCAAAAGAGCAAATGGAAGAAATGTTTACCCAACTTGATACAAGTAATGGCACGGTGATTTTATGCGATATTTTAGGCGGAACGCCTTCGAATGTTAGCGGCACTTTTTGTCTTGAAAAAGAGAATACCCTAGTTTTAAGTGGTTTAAATTTACCGATGCTGCTTGATTTATTTACCAACCGGCAGCGCAGTCTAGCTGAACTAGCCGAGTCCCTTGAAAAATCATATGAGATGGGCTTTCAAAATATTTCAGCAAGATTTAAAGAAGAGGAGCAAGAAGAAAATGGCAGTGGAATTTTGTAG